The following coding sequences lie in one Armatimonadota bacterium genomic window:
- the ccmA gene encoding heme ABC exporter ATP-binding protein CcmA, translating into MGLQAEGLSRRFHLQVALRDISLTLPAGSVLLVVGPNGAGKTTLLRLLATALRPTAGCATVFGHDLVRAADRVRQITAFVGTAHGMYEELTAAENLAFAAAMSGRPDRTADALARVGLAQAAGAPVRTFSHGMKRRLALARAWLLAPRMLLLDDAFSGLDAEGARLVDALVAEVTSTGGCAVLATHQWERGLHLARLVAGLCRGQLVEVSDVANVPLPRLHALAGGRT; encoded by the coding sequence ATGGGACTCCAGGCGGAGGGGCTCTCCCGGCGCTTCCACCTCCAGGTCGCGCTGCGCGACATCTCCCTGACTCTGCCCGCAGGATCGGTGCTGCTGGTCGTGGGCCCCAACGGGGCGGGCAAGACGACGCTGTTGCGCCTCCTGGCCACCGCTCTGCGGCCTACTGCCGGGTGCGCCACCGTCTTTGGCCACGACCTGGTCCGCGCCGCCGACAGGGTGCGGCAGATCACTGCCTTTGTGGGCACGGCCCACGGGATGTACGAGGAGCTCACCGCTGCCGAGAACCTGGCCTTCGCCGCGGCGATGAGCGGCCGGCCTGACCGGACCGCCGATGCGCTGGCCCGGGTGGGCCTGGCGCAGGCCGCAGGCGCCCCCGTGCGCACCTTCAGCCACGGGATGAAGCGGCGCCTGGCCCTGGCCCGCGCCTGGCTGCTGGCCCCGCGGATGCTACTGCTTGACGACGCCTTCAGCGGCCTGGACGCCGAGGGGGCCCGGCTGGTGGACGCGCTGGTGGCCGAGGTGACCTCCACCGGCGGGTGCGCCGTCCTGGCTACCCACCAGTGGGAGCGAGGGCTGCACCTGGCTCGCCTGGTGGCCGGCCTGTGCCGCGGGCAACTGGTGGAAGTCTCGGACGTGGCCAACGTCCCGTTGCCACGGCTGCACGCACTGGCGGGAGGCCGGACGTGA
- a CDS encoding heme exporter protein CcmB, translating to MNAWRRMSALARKDLLLEWRGRETITAMAALALLVVLLLGLVLGSETSRAPGILWVALLLAATLGISRWTQAEAEQQALETLLLYPGSREHLYWGKWAALTLLLTVLLGLLLAVLGLLFNVNLWSRLPLLLGAGFLGIVGVCAIGTLFAALLVHVRGRELLMPLLLLPVVLPVLLGGVRLTEAILIGAPGGRLWLGVLAVFDILFLLVAPVLYTVVLEEA from the coding sequence GTGAACGCCTGGCGGCGTATGTCGGCGCTGGCGCGAAAGGACCTGCTGCTGGAATGGCGCGGGCGGGAGACCATCACCGCCATGGCCGCCCTGGCCCTGCTGGTGGTTCTGCTACTGGGGCTGGTCCTGGGGTCCGAGACGTCGCGCGCCCCCGGCATCCTGTGGGTGGCCCTCCTGCTGGCGGCGACACTGGGCATCTCCCGCTGGACGCAGGCTGAGGCGGAGCAGCAGGCGCTGGAGACGCTCCTCCTCTATCCGGGGAGCCGCGAGCACCTCTACTGGGGGAAGTGGGCGGCGCTGACCCTCCTGCTCACGGTGTTGCTGGGGCTGCTGCTGGCTGTCCTGGGCCTGCTGTTCAACGTGAACCTGTGGTCGCGGCTCCCCCTCCTCCTGGGCGCCGGGTTCCTGGGCATCGTCGGCGTCTGCGCCATCGGGACCCTCTTCGCCGCCCTGCTGGTCCACGTTCGCGGCCGAGAGCTGCTCATGCCGCTGCTCCTGCTGCCCGTGGTGCTGCCGGTGCTGCTGGGCGGGGTGCGCCTGACGGAAGCCATCCTCATCGGCGCGCCCGGCGGGCGGCTGTGGCTCGGTGTCCTGGCCGTCTTTGATATCCTGTTCCTGCTGGTCGCTCCCGTGCTCTACACGGTAGTCCTGGAGGAGGCATGA
- the ccsA gene encoding cytochrome c biogenesis protein CcsA: protein MRSPATILGAAASVLLAAGLYAGLVASPPDAFQGDYARIMYVHVPSAFAAYLAVGTVFVASLLYLWRSRLLYDHVAHSATELATLFTALALAGGMIWGKPVWGTWWAWDARLVTTAMLFLIFAAALLVRELVEDRQRGARLAAVVGIIGALDVPLIHYSVVWFRTLHQAPSITRGEIKMAPPMVAALLVNLLAFTLLYLYLLLQRVRLERLEAAHSAGIEP, encoded by the coding sequence ATGAGGTCGCCCGCCACCATCCTCGGCGCTGCCGCTTCTGTCCTGCTGGCGGCAGGGCTGTACGCCGGGCTCGTGGCTTCGCCCCCCGATGCCTTCCAGGGTGACTATGCGCGGATCATGTACGTGCACGTCCCCAGCGCCTTCGCCGCATACCTGGCGGTGGGCACCGTCTTCGTGGCCAGCCTCCTCTACCTGTGGCGCAGCCGCCTCCTCTACGACCACGTAGCGCACAGCGCCACCGAGCTGGCGACGCTCTTCACCGCCCTGGCCCTGGCGGGAGGGATGATCTGGGGAAAGCCGGTGTGGGGGACATGGTGGGCATGGGACGCGCGGCTGGTCACCACCGCCATGCTCTTCCTCATCTTCGCCGCCGCCCTGCTGGTGCGCGAGCTGGTCGAGGACCGGCAGCGGGGCGCGCGCCTGGCCGCCGTAGTGGGGATCATCGGCGCGCTGGACGTCCCGCTCATCCACTACTCCGTCGTCTGGTTCCGCACGCTGCACCAGGCGCCGTCGATCACCCGCGGGGAGATCAAGATGGCCCCACCCATGGTTGCCGCGCTGCTGGTGAACCTTCTGGCGTTCACGTTGCTCTACCTCTACCTGTTGCTGCAGCGCGTCCGCCTGGAGCGGCTGGAGGCCGCCCACAGCGCCGGGATCGAGCCGTGA
- a CDS encoding cytochrome c maturation protein CcmE translates to MRRIRLLLAAALVLAALAYVVAGGIRGAVVYYLTPSELLAQGERAAQRAVRVGGLVVPGSKVWDPTARRLEFSLTDGSTTVTVQYVGTPPGLFREGQGAIAEGIWEPGGVLRARSIIVKHSEAYAPPSSGP, encoded by the coding sequence ATGAGGCGGATACGCCTCCTCCTGGCGGCGGCTCTAGTCCTGGCGGCCCTGGCCTATGTGGTCGCCGGCGGGATCCGGGGCGCTGTGGTCTACTACCTAACCCCCAGCGAACTCCTGGCCCAGGGGGAGCGGGCGGCGCAGCGGGCGGTCCGCGTGGGCGGCCTGGTGGTGCCCGGGTCGAAGGTCTGGGATCCGACCGCCCGCCGGCTGGAGTTCAGCCTCACCGACGGCTCCACCACCGTGACCGTCCAGTACGTGGGCACCCCACCCGGCCTGTTCCGCGAGGGGCAGGGCGCCATCGCCGAAGGGATCTGGGAACCCGGTGGAGTGCTCCGGGCGCGCTCCATCATCGTCAAGCACTCGGAGGCGTACGCGCCGCCCTCCTCCGGGCCGTAG